A window of Haliscomenobacter hydrossis DSM 1100 contains these coding sequences:
- a CDS encoding cohesin domain-containing protein: protein MKKIDDAQASKTCFGNITVTGSNGSSMDTIYTTEKILICGYGTIKRKWKVTRISDGVNTTCEQIITINALHEYNICFPKDVSVTCSPESAETVLTDEIACDILSIGIEDKKNSATGSECYQIARTFTVLNWCTYDDLCGSPEGAGNYYEINRSALSNNGRNPIYVLVRDSNRDQNEEFYVSSDLIEGNSNDQRITPPFCSVTNEYKHIFRYTQIIKVFESTKPVEPVVEGANATFYINEKNCLADVKMNVTILANCDDNPTLDESKLKVALNQTSNNTEMIAYVSPRWSITALGAGKFEVNVKDLPLGTHDLIVVGKDACNNFSPTTRLSFSVSDSLVPTPICRNAGLSVNLSSNGQGGGSITLQASAFIASKIYDCNGQGPDTQNGAKLITSYSINRIGESADKNKTSISLTCTDQFKTVPVEIHAWDELGNHNFCQSFVEVQDNQRVCPSSGVQGSISGKIRKEDGTPVPGVKVYLLGGASDSTTTNASGDYSFQNLSSGSDYSVYPQLNINPLEGVSTYDLVLIQKHILNVKNLNTPYTMIAADVNNSTSINTLDLIALRKLILGIDQRFVNNSSWRFADATYVFTNQNNPWSSSIPEVINISSLNGATTANFVAIKIGDVGKGTINSNSPALVLDLSDASATTTGQEVCQSIKATNFTNLLSVETTIQYNSTQLDFSAVKNFNLSGLNSANFSTPGTGGAAPGSLKLSWNDPQVNEGVSVPNGTAIFEVCFTPKANNTSSNTSFGASVEIIDKDGQSIPFNGQPGTITVGISQTSSIVFKLSGASGSPNSDVCIDLTAANFKNVVGMQLAIKFDPALLTHQSFDNLNAGLRGFSSPGSLSVDNTTGIIRISWEDPQVSGVSLPDNAVIVRICFRGKGNCGTSFIAIDTTQTLELSDVNQNVIPIQSTAGKIELSSTATPNIAATITKASTPDASDGAISLTVSGGQSPYIYQWAKGETSAQLSKINVGQYCVTVTDQAQCQATACFTVEANQAATACRAGDSLALVSLFNATDGPNWTNKWDLVKPMSGWYGVTLSTEGCVTELDLDGNQLSGPIPNFNLPSLTYLSLSINQLSSSIPNFNLPNLTHLLLSFNQLSGNIPNFNLPNLEVLLLDRNYLDGAIPNFNMPKLNGLRLENNQLNYLPKLNKLYGIESPDFFLGGFSISSNKLTFDDIIPNYDIIQKLDSISLVIERNLTSYAPQDSIYRDTTINSSIGQTIIIDLGIDPDIGDNRYSWLKNDIAYTTITGNNKLTFSSIKDTDAGVYRVVVTNPQAPQLTLYSRKIRINVTAIGTLQTSAINQTLCKGDSVKINFSSTVQYQPDNVFQVELSESSTNFNAPIVLGSIKRQVANPITLAIPTNFVSQRDYFYRVVSSNPRVVSPVNPLKVKIESALTAPIVKCGQATDNSIVFNWEGVAGATGYQISNNTTNNGIRNGNTVTFSNLPPNSKITLEVQPLGSSACPAVKDTQTCATLSCAEIVNSGQARPATLVCNSQESPILLTDLLLNEDPTGTWSAQQPYAENVFDSDAGIFFPKDVKPDRYRFMYTIKGKNDCPSSSTTVSLDVEQNLSINIIDYSNCLDAKGKTQITLASVAKRVSPKYPDQVRWYKDANKQTPLTQPVLELAAPLTIYAQVGQGNCASPVSPIALKPNEKLNLPVIEGILTLNAGDTIRLRTDQSYPPGSLFVWTTPDTISSGTDQYEFPSRIASKVDQGRYTLIVRAPQEPRIPTCLSEAAWVDVQVVDQEDAVLNIGKRASKDTPWSIEGLGDYPRYTIKVFNRWGALVFQANSNYLNQWHGTCEENCNGKLLPQGTYYYLIEIPELKPIIGAVYVLR from the coding sequence TTGAAAAAAATTGATGATGCACAAGCTTCTAAAACATGTTTTGGAAACATAACGGTTACAGGCAGTAATGGCTCCTCAATGGATACAATCTATACTACTGAAAAAATCTTAATATGTGGATATGGCACCATCAAGCGTAAATGGAAGGTTACAAGAATCAGTGACGGCGTAAATACAACTTGCGAGCAAATCATTACTATAAACGCTTTGCACGAGTACAACATTTGCTTTCCCAAGGATGTATCCGTTACTTGCTCGCCAGAGAGCGCCGAAACAGTTCTGACCGATGAAATAGCTTGTGATATCTTATCCATCGGTATCGAAGATAAAAAGAATAGCGCAACTGGCTCGGAATGTTATCAAATCGCGCGTACATTTACTGTACTTAATTGGTGTACCTATGATGATCTTTGCGGATCACCAGAAGGAGCAGGTAACTATTACGAAATTAATCGATCGGCACTGAGCAATAATGGAAGAAATCCTATCTACGTTTTAGTAAGAGATAGTAATCGCGATCAGAATGAGGAGTTTTATGTTTCAAGTGATTTAATTGAGGGAAACAGCAATGACCAACGTATTACCCCTCCTTTTTGTAGTGTAACCAATGAATACAAACATATCTTTAGATATACGCAAATCATCAAGGTGTTCGAGTCAACAAAGCCTGTAGAGCCTGTAGTTGAGGGAGCTAATGCAACATTTTACATCAATGAAAAAAATTGTCTAGCCGATGTAAAAATGAATGTTACCATTTTAGCCAACTGTGACGATAATCCTACCTTAGATGAAAGTAAGCTAAAGGTGGCCCTTAACCAAACCAGCAATAACACAGAAATGATTGCTTATGTTTCGCCACGCTGGAGCATCACAGCACTTGGTGCTGGAAAATTTGAAGTCAATGTCAAAGATTTACCGCTGGGCACGCACGACCTCATAGTTGTTGGAAAAGATGCCTGTAACAATTTTAGCCCAACAACGCGTTTAAGCTTTTCCGTGAGTGACAGTTTAGTTCCAACACCAATTTGCAGAAATGCCGGATTAAGTGTCAATTTATCATCCAATGGACAAGGTGGAGGGAGTATCACACTCCAGGCTAGTGCATTTATCGCTAGTAAAATCTATGATTGCAATGGACAGGGTCCTGATACTCAAAATGGAGCAAAATTGATTACTAGTTACTCCATCAATCGTATTGGAGAATCTGCCGATAAAAATAAAACGAGTATATCTTTGACTTGTACAGATCAATTCAAAACCGTACCTGTTGAGATACACGCATGGGACGAACTTGGTAATCATAATTTTTGCCAATCCTTTGTAGAAGTGCAAGACAATCAAAGAGTTTGCCCAAGTTCTGGCGTGCAGGGTAGCATCTCCGGCAAAATTCGCAAAGAAGACGGGACTCCGGTACCTGGGGTAAAAGTTTATTTATTAGGCGGAGCCAGTGATTCTACGACCACCAATGCCTCAGGAGATTATTCTTTTCAAAATTTAAGTTCAGGAAGTGACTATTCGGTATATCCCCAATTGAACATCAACCCATTGGAAGGAGTAAGCACTTATGATCTCGTGCTGATCCAGAAACACATCTTAAATGTCAAGAATCTGAACACACCATATACTATGATTGCTGCAGACGTGAATAACTCTACGTCGATCAATACTTTGGACTTGATTGCCCTGCGGAAGCTGATCCTTGGTATTGATCAACGTTTTGTCAACAACAGCTCTTGGAGATTTGCAGATGCGACTTACGTGTTTACCAATCAGAATAACCCATGGTCTTCTTCCATCCCTGAAGTCATTAACATCAGTAGTCTAAATGGCGCCACAACGGCCAATTTTGTTGCGATAAAAATAGGTGATGTAGGAAAAGGGACTATAAATAGTAATAGCCCTGCCCTGGTTTTGGATTTGAGTGATGCCAGTGCAACCACAACGGGGCAAGAAGTGTGTCAATCCATTAAAGCGACCAATTTCACCAACCTTCTAAGCGTTGAAACCACGATACAATACAATTCCACCCAGCTGGATTTTTCAGCCGTGAAAAATTTCAATCTATCCGGATTAAATAGTGCAAACTTCAGTACACCCGGAACGGGAGGAGCTGCACCTGGTTCGTTAAAACTATCCTGGAATGACCCACAAGTAAACGAAGGGGTATCTGTACCAAACGGCACCGCAATTTTTGAAGTCTGTTTTACCCCAAAAGCAAACAATACTTCATCCAATACCAGCTTTGGAGCTAGCGTTGAAATCATTGACAAAGATGGTCAATCCATTCCATTTAACGGCCAACCAGGTACCATCACCGTAGGCATCAGCCAGACGAGTAGTATCGTCTTTAAACTCAGTGGTGCATCTGGATCTCCTAATTCCGATGTTTGTATTGACCTAACTGCCGCCAATTTCAAAAATGTAGTAGGCATGCAACTTGCGATCAAATTTGATCCAGCACTCCTGACCCATCAATCCTTTGACAACCTAAACGCTGGTTTGCGTGGATTTTCATCACCAGGCAGCCTCAGCGTCGATAACACCACGGGCATTATTCGTATTTCATGGGAAGATCCTCAGGTTTCCGGGGTAAGCTTACCCGATAACGCTGTGATTGTGCGAATATGTTTTCGAGGCAAGGGCAATTGTGGTACATCATTTATCGCAATAGATACCACTCAAACCCTTGAGTTATCAGATGTAAATCAAAACGTGATCCCCATTCAGTCAACAGCTGGAAAAATTGAATTATCTTCTACCGCCACGCCCAACATAGCCGCCACCATCACCAAAGCCAGCACACCAGACGCCAGCGACGGGGCAATTTCGCTTACCGTGAGCGGCGGACAAAGCCCCTATATCTACCAATGGGCCAAAGGTGAAACCAGTGCCCAACTCAGCAAAATTAATGTTGGACAATACTGTGTAACCGTTACCGATCAGGCGCAATGCCAGGCTACCGCCTGTTTTACAGTAGAAGCCAATCAGGCCGCTACGGCCTGTAGAGCGGGGGACTCGCTTGCCCTGGTCAGCCTGTTCAATGCCACAGATGGGCCGAACTGGACGAATAAGTGGGATTTAGTGAAGCCAATGAGTGGGTGGTATGGGGTGACCTTGAGTACCGAAGGATGTGTAACCGAACTTGACCTCGATGGAAATCAACTGAGTGGTCCTATTCCTAATTTCAATCTACCCAGTTTAACATATCTTTCTCTATCTATCAACCAACTCAGCAGTTCCATCCCAAATTTCAATTTACCTAACTTAACACACCTTTTGCTATCTTTCAACCAACTCAGCGGTAACATCCCAAATTTTAATTTACCCAATTTGGAAGTTCTATTATTAGACCGTAATTACCTAGATGGTGCAATTCCTAATTTCAATATGCCAAAGTTAAATGGGTTGAGATTAGAAAATAATCAACTTAACTATTTGCCCAAATTAAATAAATTGTATGGCATAGAATCTCCTGACTTTTTTCTTGGCGGATTTAGTATTTCCAGCAACAAATTAACTTTTGATGACATTATTCCCAACTACGATATTATCCAAAAATTAGATTCCATTAGCCTAGTGATCGAGAGAAATCTCACGTCTTACGCCCCCCAAGACTCCATCTACCGCGACACCACCATTAATTCCTCGATAGGTCAAACTATTATTATTGACCTAGGGATTGATCCGGACATTGGCGACAACCGCTATTCCTGGCTCAAAAATGATATAGCTTACACCACAATAACAGGGAATAACAAACTAACTTTTAGCTCCATAAAAGACACTGATGCCGGGGTTTATAGAGTGGTGGTTACCAACCCACAAGCCCCCCAGCTAACCCTTTACAGCAGAAAAATACGCATTAATGTAACTGCCATAGGTACATTACAAACATCAGCCATCAACCAAACCCTCTGCAAAGGAGATTCCGTCAAGATCAATTTCTCCTCAACTGTCCAATACCAACCCGACAACGTATTCCAGGTCGAGTTATCCGAATCTTCCACCAATTTTAATGCCCCCATCGTTCTGGGAAGCATCAAAAGACAGGTTGCCAACCCAATAACCCTGGCCATCCCGACTAACTTTGTCTCACAAAGGGATTATTTTTACCGAGTTGTATCTTCCAATCCGCGGGTGGTAAGCCCTGTCAATCCATTAAAGGTTAAAATAGAATCAGCCCTGACGGCTCCCATAGTAAAATGTGGCCAGGCTACTGACAATTCGATCGTATTCAATTGGGAGGGGGTAGCTGGAGCAACGGGATATCAAATCAGTAACAATACTACCAACAATGGTATCCGCAATGGCAATACCGTCACCTTTAGCAATTTGCCACCAAATAGTAAAATTACGCTTGAAGTTCAACCTCTAGGCTCAAGCGCTTGCCCAGCAGTTAAAGACACCCAAACCTGTGCTACCTTAAGTTGTGCCGAAATCGTCAACTCCGGTCAAGCTCGCCCAGCAACCCTGGTTTGCAACAGTCAAGAAAGTCCAATTCTTTTAACTGACCTCTTACTCAACGAAGACCCTACAGGTACCTGGAGTGCTCAGCAGCCTTACGCTGAAAATGTTTTTGATTCCGATGCAGGAATCTTTTTTCCCAAAGATGTAAAGCCAGATCGATATCGGTTTATGTATACTATCAAAGGCAAAAATGATTGCCCCAGCAGTTCTACCACAGTCAGTCTCGATGTTGAACAAAACTTAAGCATCAACATCATCGATTATTCAAACTGTTTGGATGCGAAAGGAAAAACCCAGATTACCCTGGCTAGCGTAGCCAAACGAGTCAGTCCAAAGTACCCAGATCAAGTACGCTGGTATAAAGATGCAAATAAACAAACTCCCCTTACTCAGCCTGTGCTGGAACTAGCCGCTCCTTTGACTATTTATGCGCAAGTGGGGCAAGGCAATTGTGCCTCGCCAGTAAGTCCTATTGCCTTAAAGCCGAATGAAAAATTGAATTTACCTGTAATTGAAGGTATATTGACGCTTAATGCAGGAGATACGATTCGTTTGCGTACCGACCAAAGTTACCCACCGGGTAGTCTTTTTGTTTGGACAACCCCCGATACCATCTCTTCTGGAACGGATCAATACGAGTTTCCCAGTCGCATTGCCTCCAAGGTGGACCAGGGGCGCTATACCCTGATCGTAAGGGCACCACAAGAACCACGGATTCCTACTTGTCTTTCCGAGGCCGCATGGGTAGATGTACAAGTTGTAGACCAAGAAGATGCTGTACTTAACATCGGGAAAAGAGCCAGCAAGGATACCCCCTGGAGCATTGAAGGATTAGGCGATTATCCACGTTATACCATTAAAGTATTCAACCGCTGGGGTGCGCTGGTCTTTCAAGCAAACAGCAATTATTTGAACCAGTGGCACGGTACTTGTGAGGAGAATTGTAATGGGAAATTACTCCCTCAGGGAACGTATTACTATTTGATTGAAATTCCTGAATTAAAGCCGATTATTGGGGCGGTGTATGTGCTGCGGTAA
- a CDS encoding T9SS C-terminal target domain-containing protein produces the protein MSKKNALNITYTKLILCLISIGYSNVVDAQKILNTIGAHRRINDYNLSYSVGEIAIKTLQGNTGYVTQGVLQPIFALTPSGPLVTLPLPRAVCLGESIEVAFSTVLSFNDDNEFILELSDQAGTFEKPTVIGKVRSKSVRRIPINIPLDLDPTKAYSMRVKSSSPAVEGRVTNLLVRIKPKASFSIDKLVCTEDTIVANFTGKDTISSSNYRWYFTDGSLQKAQVKYQQGISWSIPGEKKISLVVDNNGCLSDPVEQTIKAERRLSKPNITCGRVTGNSIAFNWSQVGGSNIRYKVITSAPYTDTLRTTFSLRYLNLAPQTKVQIKVEAYGEGACGFNVDTQTCVTLTCPKFTARLAKDRSNICAGQTETVELELSGSKLPGAYEVVYSANGGKYDTTEVQANAGLLISPEMNTTYNIIAVGNTSYEGCYTQFDNLRYQIGVASNNNPGQAEAPQLICDNQDGQIILPDLLKGEDNNGKWSVSPEIKEDAFDPDAGTFAPKGVKPDTYFFKYTVPRKTPSCTERSSIVQINLERKLAVEINDYSSCLDANGKTTINLKTVAQRTNRAAPHLVRWYYDATLKDTIKQEQIEIAAPLTLYAFVGQGKCASAPTAVTLKPGEILPTPKIEGPSSVKTGERILLSTSSSFPPGSLFIWKTPDTIAAGTDLYNYPVRLATKHSEGRYSLQVRGPQQTGRPSCESPFGWLDILVFKPEDPILKIGNAASATTPWQIEGIDQYPQHKITVVNRLGRVVFQVSGTYSNNWYGTFDGKPLPQATYYYQIETGDPDKKPILGAIYLIY, from the coding sequence ATGTCCAAAAAAAATGCATTGAACATAACCTATACTAAACTGATACTATGCTTAATCTCAATAGGGTACAGCAACGTTGTCGATGCTCAAAAAATACTCAATACCATTGGTGCACATCGTCGCATCAACGATTATAACCTCAGCTACTCGGTAGGCGAGATAGCTATTAAAACCTTGCAAGGCAACACTGGCTACGTAACCCAAGGCGTATTGCAGCCCATTTTTGCCCTTACTCCTTCTGGGCCATTGGTCACTTTGCCCTTGCCGCGTGCCGTGTGCTTGGGTGAAAGTATAGAGGTGGCATTCAGCACCGTATTGAGTTTCAACGATGACAATGAATTCATTCTAGAATTGTCTGACCAGGCCGGTACTTTTGAAAAACCAACCGTAATTGGCAAAGTACGTAGTAAAAGTGTGCGAAGAATACCGATTAATATCCCACTTGACTTAGACCCCACAAAAGCTTATTCCATGCGGGTTAAGTCTTCAAGTCCGGCAGTAGAAGGTCGAGTCACCAATTTGCTGGTGCGAATCAAACCCAAAGCCAGTTTCAGCATCGATAAACTGGTTTGCACAGAAGATACCATTGTGGCCAATTTTACAGGCAAAGACACCATATCCAGTTCCAACTACCGCTGGTATTTTACCGACGGCTCCTTACAAAAAGCCCAAGTCAAGTATCAGCAGGGCATCAGTTGGAGTATTCCCGGGGAGAAAAAAATCAGCTTGGTCGTAGACAACAATGGCTGTTTGTCTGACCCCGTTGAGCAAACCATTAAGGCGGAACGGAGGCTGTCCAAGCCCAATATTACCTGTGGTAGAGTTACGGGCAACTCCATTGCTTTTAATTGGTCACAAGTAGGAGGAAGCAATATTCGCTATAAAGTCATCACTTCAGCACCCTACACGGATACCTTGCGAACGACTTTCTCTCTGCGCTACTTGAACCTCGCCCCTCAAACCAAAGTACAAATCAAAGTAGAAGCATATGGCGAAGGGGCTTGTGGATTCAACGTCGATACCCAAACCTGTGTGACCTTGACTTGTCCAAAATTCACTGCACGACTTGCCAAAGACCGCAGCAACATCTGTGCAGGGCAAACTGAAACTGTGGAGTTGGAATTATCAGGGAGTAAATTACCCGGAGCATACGAAGTGGTGTATAGCGCCAATGGAGGAAAATATGATACCACTGAGGTGCAAGCCAATGCCGGGCTCCTGATTAGCCCTGAAATGAACACCACCTACAACATTATTGCGGTAGGCAATACCAGTTATGAAGGATGTTATACCCAATTCGACAACCTGCGTTATCAAATTGGGGTAGCCTCAAACAATAACCCAGGACAAGCAGAGGCACCTCAACTGATTTGCGACAATCAAGATGGACAGATCATCTTACCAGATCTGCTTAAAGGTGAAGACAACAATGGAAAATGGAGCGTTTCCCCCGAAATAAAAGAGGATGCCTTCGATCCTGATGCAGGCACTTTTGCACCAAAAGGCGTAAAACCTGATACTTATTTTTTCAAATATACAGTGCCACGCAAAACGCCAAGCTGCACGGAACGTTCCAGCATTGTTCAGATCAACTTGGAACGAAAACTGGCAGTTGAAATCAATGATTATTCCAGTTGCCTGGATGCCAATGGCAAAACGACTATAAATCTAAAAACCGTAGCCCAGCGCACCAATCGCGCTGCACCCCATCTGGTGCGCTGGTATTACGACGCCACTTTAAAAGATACCATCAAACAGGAACAAATAGAAATAGCTGCCCCCTTGACACTGTACGCTTTTGTTGGCCAGGGTAAATGCGCTTCTGCACCCACTGCGGTTACCCTCAAGCCCGGAGAGATTCTGCCAACGCCCAAAATTGAAGGCCCAAGTTCCGTTAAGACTGGCGAGCGTATTTTGCTGAGCACCAGCAGTAGCTTCCCTCCGGGCAGTCTATTTATTTGGAAAACCCCCGATACCATTGCAGCCGGGACCGATCTTTACAATTACCCCGTTCGCTTGGCGACCAAGCACAGTGAAGGCCGTTACAGCCTGCAAGTCCGAGGGCCCCAACAGACGGGCAGACCCTCTTGTGAATCACCTTTTGGTTGGTTGGACATTTTGGTTTTCAAACCTGAGGATCCGATCTTAAAAATAGGCAATGCAGCCAGTGCAACCACCCCCTGGCAAATCGAAGGCATCGACCAATATCCCCAGCACAAAATCACGGTTGTAAATCGACTGGGAAGAGTTGTGTTTCAAGTCAGCGGTACTTACAGCAACAATTGGTATGGTACTTTCGATGGTAAACCCTTGCCCCAAGCTACCTACTATTACCAAATCGAAACTGGAGATCCAGATAAAAAACCGATCCTTGGTGCAATTTACCTCATCTATTAA
- a CDS encoding PorP/SprF family type IX secretion system membrane protein, which yields MQTLKLFTHLCLLFFPGFIFAQQLPILSFYNNHWSVINPAGVSSNYIVQDMGFSIHGTVQQQWLKIPEAPKTQVLSFECINDDPYPIAFGGHLINDKTGAFGQTGLYGNLAYRLRLDETKNNILAGGLSFGGVQYRADFAEILDGSNQLNGLSTDDLDKLSNSNQTFFDVGLGLMLFLEAEKDKRYYYFGVSSPQTFNLNTTYRTLKGDFAIERTRHFYAMAGAYFIKNKNSRSSSDLSFLEISLLGGYVPDSPFGIDANVRYQYKGIWGGIGGGLSKILHLEVGTQLGSSSPFRLGIAYNQFLTKLNTNFGQTLEASFSYAWQK from the coding sequence ATGCAGACCCTCAAACTTTTTACTCATCTTTGCCTGCTATTTTTTCCAGGTTTTATATTTGCGCAGCAATTACCAATTTTAAGCTTTTACAACAATCATTGGAGTGTCATCAATCCAGCAGGTGTTTCCAGTAATTACATTGTACAGGATATGGGTTTTTCCATCCATGGCACAGTACAACAGCAGTGGCTGAAAATTCCGGAAGCCCCCAAAACGCAAGTATTAAGCTTCGAGTGCATTAATGATGACCCGTATCCCATTGCATTTGGTGGTCACCTCATCAATGACAAAACTGGAGCCTTTGGGCAAACCGGATTGTATGGCAATTTGGCTTATCGCTTGAGGCTAGACGAAACAAAAAACAATATTTTGGCCGGAGGACTAAGCTTTGGTGGAGTACAATACCGTGCTGATTTTGCAGAGATTTTGGACGGCTCTAACCAACTTAATGGGCTTAGTACGGATGATTTAGATAAATTGAGCAATAGCAATCAAACTTTTTTTGACGTTGGCTTAGGATTGATGCTGTTTCTTGAAGCTGAAAAAGACAAACGTTACTATTATTTTGGTGTCTCCTCACCCCAAACTTTTAATTTAAATACCACTTACCGCACTTTAAAAGGCGATTTTGCCATTGAGCGTACCCGCCATTTCTATGCGATGGCAGGAGCCTATTTTATCAAAAATAAAAATAGTAGAAGTTCTAGTGATCTATCTTTTTTAGAAATATCCTTATTGGGGGGCTATGTACCAGATTCACCATTTGGTATTGATGCCAATGTTCGTTACCAATACAAGGGTATTTGGGGTGGAATTGGTGGTGGGCTTTCCAAAATACTACACCTGGAGGTGGGTACTCAGTTGGGATCAAGCAGTCCTTTCAGATTAGGAATAGCTTACAATCAATTTCTTACAAAACTAAATACCAACTTTGGTCAGACCCTTGAAGCCAGTTTTTCGTACGCCTGGCAAAAGTAG
- a CDS encoding SUMF1/EgtB/PvdO family nonheme iron enzyme, whose amino-acid sequence MAVALGKYFGIPGLLSLVLLTQLQAQLNAKLEELKSNVVYIEAVPKENNAELKDGFGFITGEQGGLIYIVTAAHTFDFSNLDLSLKEINISVQFFQSAARLPAQVKIFPNDLALLSVNANAMVKWKKDCADFSPKVDQVVSVIGAKKAWMSPGQGRITLMRTSDFITFTNNADGIIRGTSGAPLINEKGIIGMVMETEGSGGISEALSLTRIRDLLNEYPANFALKPDGAGLVYIAKGVFDMGSSQADPDARPIHSVELSHFYIMPHEVSFEEYDDYCIKTMQEGKRPKDKGWGRGKKPAINVSWFDAIDYCNWLSERTLLENVYSIGKDGEVIADFSKNGYRLPTEAEWEYAAQGGAQKRKPIYGNGKDELSGRGINYAGLSLKQTWNVDEGETNAYGLRNMSGNVAEWCWDNYGFDYYKNSKPQNPTGPIQIKNRVVRGGAFDSQSKVLRVFAREKKLGRFPYPNIGFRMARNAE is encoded by the coding sequence ATGGCCGTTGCGCTAGGTAAATATTTTGGTATTCCTGGATTACTTTCTTTGGTTTTGCTCACTCAACTTCAAGCGCAGTTGAACGCTAAACTGGAAGAACTAAAATCCAATGTTGTGTACATCGAGGCAGTTCCAAAGGAAAATAACGCGGAGTTAAAAGATGGTTTCGGCTTCATTACGGGAGAACAGGGGGGGCTGATCTATATTGTCACTGCTGCGCATACATTTGATTTTTCAAATCTTGACCTCTCCTTGAAAGAAATTAATATTAGTGTTCAATTCTTCCAAAGTGCAGCCAGGCTTCCGGCACAAGTGAAAATATTTCCAAACGATTTAGCACTTTTGTCAGTAAATGCAAATGCTATGGTAAAATGGAAAAAAGACTGCGCAGATTTTAGTCCCAAGGTTGACCAGGTTGTGTCAGTGATTGGAGCCAAAAAAGCATGGATGTCTCCAGGCCAAGGACGCATTACGCTGATGCGTACCTCAGATTTTATCACATTTACGAACAATGCCGATGGAATTATCAGGGGAACATCTGGTGCTCCACTGATCAACGAAAAAGGAATAATTGGGATGGTCATGGAAACCGAGGGAAGTGGAGGCATCTCAGAAGCTTTGTCGCTTACTCGCATCCGAGATTTATTGAATGAATATCCAGCAAATTTTGCACTCAAACCAGATGGAGCGGGTTTGGTTTACATTGCTAAAGGTGTCTTTGATATGGGTTCTTCGCAAGCTGACCCTGATGCACGTCCAATACATTCTGTCGAACTCAGTCATTTTTACATCATGCCACACGAAGTGAGTTTTGAAGAATATGATGATTATTGCATCAAAACCATGCAAGAAGGAAAACGGCCAAAAGACAAAGGTTGGGGCAGAGGGAAAAAACCTGCGATTAATGTCAGTTGGTTTGATGCCATTGACTATTGTAATTGGCTCAGTGAAAGAACGCTATTGGAAAATGTTTATTCCATTGGTAAAGATGGAGAAGTTATTGCGGATTTTTCTAAAAATGGCTATCGGTTGCCCACTGAGGCCGAATGGGAATATGCTGCGCAAGGTGGTGCACAAAAGCGGAAACCTATTTATGGAAATGGAAAAGATGAATTGAGCGGGAGAGGCATCAATTACGCTGGTTTGAGCCTTAAACAAACCTGGAATGTAGATGAAGGGGAAACTAATGCCTATGGTTTGAGGAATATGAGTGGTAATGTAGCGGAATGGTGTTGGGATAATTATGGTTTTGATTATTACAAAAATAGTAAACCTCAAAACCCTACAGGCCCCATTCAAATTAAGAATAGGGTTGTAAGAGGAGGTGCTTTTGATTCACAATCCAAGGTCTTACGGGTTTTTGCGCGCGAAAAAAAATTGGGACGTTTCCCATATCCAAATATAGGTTTTCGAATGGCCCGTAATGCGGAATAA